In the Egibacteraceae bacterium genome, one interval contains:
- a CDS encoding NAD-dependent epimerase/dehydratase family protein: MSVVVVVTGSGGLVGSEAVRFYAPRADVVVGIDNDMRARFFGKEASTAWSVKALMAAYGNYQHHEADIRDVGAIQRIFAEYGQDIALVLHTAAQPSHDWAASDPMTDFTVNANGTLVLLEAAREFCAETVFIFTSTNKVYGDRPNALPLVEFDSRWEVEASHRYATHGIDETMSIDATTHSLFGASKVAADVLVQEYGRYFGMRTAAFRGGCLTGPSHAGTQLHGFLAYLMKCTVTGTGYTVFGYKGKQVRDNIHSEDLLAAFDAFYRAPRVGEVYNIGGGRFSNCSMLEAIEVCEELAGRKLAWTYRQEPRIGDHQWWISDVRRFQGHYPQWRVRYDTRAILEDIYRHGVQRWD; encoded by the coding sequence ATGAGCGTGGTGGTGGTGGTGACCGGGTCGGGGGGCCTGGTCGGTTCCGAGGCGGTGCGCTTCTACGCGCCGCGGGCCGACGTCGTCGTCGGCATCGACAACGACATGAGAGCGCGGTTCTTCGGCAAGGAGGCCTCCACCGCCTGGAGCGTCAAAGCGCTCATGGCCGCCTACGGCAACTACCAGCACCACGAGGCGGACATCCGCGACGTGGGGGCGATCCAGCGCATCTTCGCGGAGTACGGGCAGGACATCGCTCTAGTGCTCCACACCGCGGCGCAGCCGTCTCACGACTGGGCCGCCTCCGATCCGATGACCGACTTCACGGTCAACGCCAACGGCACGCTCGTTTTGCTGGAAGCCGCGCGGGAGTTCTGCGCAGAGACCGTGTTCATCTTCACATCAACGAACAAGGTGTACGGCGACCGCCCCAACGCTCTGCCACTCGTCGAGTTCGACAGCCGCTGGGAGGTCGAAGCAAGCCACCGCTACGCCACCCACGGTATCGATGAGACCATGAGCATCGATGCGACCACCCATAGCCTGTTCGGCGCGTCGAAGGTGGCCGCCGACGTCCTCGTGCAGGAGTACGGCCGCTACTTCGGCATGCGCACGGCTGCCTTCCGGGGCGGCTGCCTGACCGGCCCGTCGCACGCCGGTACGCAGCTGCACGGTTTCCTCGCGTATCTCATGAAGTGCACGGTGACCGGCACCGGCTATACGGTGTTCGGGTACAAGGGCAAGCAAGTGCGGGACAACATCCACAGCGAGGACCTGCTTGCCGCGTTCGATGCCTTCTACCGCGCCCCCCGTGTGGGAGAGGTCTACAACATCGGAGGGGGACGGTTCAGCAACTGCTCGATGCTCGAAGCCATCGAAGTCTGCGAGGAACTGGCCGGTCGCAAGCTGGCGTGGACCTATCGCCAAGAGCCCCGGATTGGCGACCATCAGTGGTGGATCAGCGACGTCCGGCGTTTCCAGGGCCACTATCCGCAGTGGCGAGTGCGCTACGACACCAGAGCCATCCTCGAGGACATCTACCGACACGGCGTGCAGCGGTGGGACTAA
- a CDS encoding glycosyltransferase gives MNFQSQLVSAVIPAYNAEQFVCSAVGSALDQTHANVEVIVVDDGSSDGTLAVLQEIADPRLRVIVQPNAGVSAARNRAIAESAGEYVAFLDADDVWDPTKLSRQLDVLEEHPEWTGVGALMHHVGAEGRVLGVAGHRVGPAEQRAIREARLNPFPISSLLVRRAVIDRVGLFDEDLHRHAPGGVEDLDFVSRIAAAGFLGCVEEVLGGYRMHGGSSSARYFRSQRQGARYLVARTAARAAGDTLTFADFERGRGQAVRHWWIDTAAYCYRAAGVALAEGQPLHAVWWAAPALIMDPARTLRRLALQRGRLRSYPSSGPYGGESGRTRG, from the coding sequence GTGAACTTCCAGAGTCAGCTGGTGAGCGCGGTCATCCCCGCCTACAACGCCGAGCAGTTCGTCTGCTCCGCCGTCGGCAGCGCCCTGGATCAGACACACGCCAACGTCGAGGTCATCGTCGTCGACGACGGCTCCTCCGACGGCACCCTGGCGGTCCTGCAGGAGATCGCCGATCCGCGACTGCGCGTCATCGTGCAACCGAACGCCGGCGTGTCGGCCGCCCGCAACCGCGCCATCGCCGAGTCCGCCGGTGAGTACGTCGCATTCCTCGACGCCGACGACGTTTGGGATCCCACCAAGCTTAGTCGACAGCTGGACGTGCTCGAAGAGCATCCGGAATGGACCGGCGTGGGAGCGCTCATGCACCACGTCGGTGCAGAGGGCCGCGTCCTCGGCGTAGCGGGCCACCGCGTGGGGCCGGCAGAGCAGCGCGCGATACGGGAAGCGCGGCTCAACCCGTTCCCCATCTCCTCCCTCCTCGTCCGCCGTGCGGTTATTGATCGGGTCGGCCTCTTCGACGAGGATCTGCATCGGCATGCCCCGGGAGGCGTGGAGGACCTCGACTTCGTGTCACGGATTGCGGCTGCTGGCTTCCTCGGGTGCGTCGAGGAGGTCTTGGGCGGCTATCGCATGCACGGTGGAAGCAGCAGTGCCCGCTACTTCCGCTCGCAACGGCAAGGCGCCCGCTACCTCGTCGCACGAACCGCTGCGCGGGCGGCGGGGGACACGCTCACGTTCGCCGATTTCGAACGCGGACGAGGCCAAGCGGTTCGCCACTGGTGGATTGACACCGCAGCGTACTGCTACCGCGCCGCGGGCGTGGCCCTAGCTGAGGGCCAGCCCCTGCACGCGGTGTGGTGGGCAGCACCGGCGTTGATCATGGATCCGGCGCGAACCCTACGACGCCTCGCCCTGCAGCGCGGGCGGCTGCGCTCCTACCCGTCGAGCGGGCCGTATGGGGGCGAATCTGGCAGGACGCGCGGGTGA
- a CDS encoding glycosyltransferase family A protein gives MSIDAATVVVPTRNRPELLSVGLRSIFAQRDVNLEIIVIDDGSRRVLSHDCPEVRDPRVRVIRNEESRGPAEARNQGIAAAANEWLAFCDDDDLWAPTKLARQLRLLHETNRRWCYSGTVIVDSALRVVGGGRAPEPQWAHEALLSACVIPGSCSSVIVHASALHDAGLFDPTFNQLEDWDLWIRLSRTAGLAASDDYPAVAYRLHGENRTTAAHEALKDFKLIKDRYDPDNDAAGRDLALFHRWSAWAPLLGGQRWLAARAYLRAVRAGDLTSLGRTAIALTQPLSRAVVRRLTQADPEYQKLAEAWLLAYRQKDPVRES, from the coding sequence GTGAGCATCGACGCTGCCACAGTCGTTGTGCCGACGCGCAACCGGCCCGAGCTTCTCTCGGTAGGGCTGCGATCCATCTTCGCGCAGCGCGACGTCAACCTCGAGATCATCGTCATCGACGACGGCTCTCGGCGAGTGCTCTCCCACGACTGTCCGGAGGTTCGCGACCCTCGAGTGCGGGTCATCCGCAACGAGGAATCGCGGGGCCCGGCGGAGGCCAGGAACCAGGGGATCGCTGCAGCCGCAAACGAGTGGCTCGCATTCTGCGACGACGACGATCTGTGGGCACCGACGAAGCTGGCGCGCCAGTTACGTCTGTTGCACGAGACCAACCGCCGATGGTGTTACTCGGGCACCGTCATCGTCGACTCCGCGCTGCGCGTCGTGGGCGGGGGCAGGGCCCCAGAGCCGCAATGGGCTCATGAGGCACTCTTGTCCGCATGCGTGATCCCGGGCAGCTGCTCCAGCGTCATCGTCCACGCAAGCGCCCTGCACGATGCGGGTTTGTTCGACCCGACCTTTAACCAGTTGGAGGACTGGGACCTGTGGATCCGTCTCTCCCGCACCGCAGGCTTGGCCGCCTCGGACGACTACCCCGCCGTGGCTTATCGGCTTCATGGCGAGAATAGGACGACAGCCGCACACGAGGCGTTAAAGGATTTCAAACTGATCAAAGATCGTTACGACCCTGACAACGACGCGGCCGGGCGCGACCTGGCCCTCTTTCACCGCTGGTCGGCTTGGGCCCCGTTGCTGGGGGGACAGCGGTGGCTGGCCGCCCGTGCGTACCTTCGGGCAGTCCGGGCCGGCGACTTAACTTCCCTCGGACGCACCGCCATCGCACTCACCCAACCACTATCCCGAGCGGTCGTCCGCCGGCTCACCCAGGCGGACCCGGAGTATCAAAAGCTGGCGGAAGCGTGGCTACTCGCGTACCGCCAAAAAGATCCAGTCCGGGAGAGCTGA
- a CDS encoding oligosaccharide flippase family protein, with protein sequence MSLAVADQALFALSNFALNILLARWLTPSEYGAFAVAFGIFLLVATTHQAVLIEPMMVFGAGRFTERFSAYAEAVLRGHFTFTGVVSAALLVVAAIAAVTDHAGFASAMLGLAVAAPFILFQWLMRRACYVCSRLGHAVSAGAAYMLIVVPGAYLLYRAGALSVFTAFALTGAASLFTASWLRWRLRLRDAGERFDFSQMLAAHWEYGRWALGTGGLNWANSNVLMLLMPIFLSLAAAGTFKAAINLIMPLWQTGAAVATVLLPGLVRARAEDRDGPLGTGVLAAGIVGGAVYAVGLLAFGDALARGLYGGQYDLGFPLLLWLAVLSFATASHLGIAVALRALERPNLIFRGQVLATVVVLPLGLLLMLFFGVSGVLAASAIAAVADTGYCWWLLQRGIAEDRVIGHRGHS encoded by the coding sequence GTGTCGCTGGCGGTTGCAGATCAAGCGCTGTTCGCCCTCTCGAACTTCGCGCTCAATATCCTCCTCGCGAGATGGCTGACGCCCAGCGAGTACGGCGCCTTCGCCGTCGCCTTCGGGATCTTCCTCCTCGTGGCCACCACCCATCAGGCCGTGCTGATCGAGCCGATGATGGTCTTCGGAGCAGGACGCTTCACCGAACGCTTCTCCGCCTACGCCGAGGCGGTACTGAGAGGCCACTTCACGTTTACCGGCGTCGTGAGCGCTGCGCTGCTCGTCGTCGCGGCGATCGCGGCGGTGACCGACCATGCGGGGTTCGCCTCCGCCATGCTCGGTCTGGCGGTTGCTGCCCCCTTCATCCTCTTCCAGTGGCTCATGCGCCGGGCGTGCTACGTGTGCTCCAGACTTGGTCATGCGGTTTCGGCGGGTGCGGCCTACATGCTCATCGTCGTCCCAGGGGCTTACCTGCTGTACCGCGCCGGTGCACTGTCGGTGTTCACGGCCTTCGCGCTGACGGGCGCGGCCAGCCTCTTCACGGCCTCGTGGCTCCGCTGGCGCCTACGTCTTCGGGACGCGGGTGAACGGTTTGACTTCTCACAGATGCTGGCTGCCCACTGGGAGTACGGGCGATGGGCCCTCGGTACTGGCGGGCTCAACTGGGCGAACTCCAACGTCCTCATGCTGCTCATGCCGATCTTCCTGAGCCTGGCGGCAGCGGGCACGTTCAAGGCCGCGATCAACCTCATCATGCCGCTGTGGCAGACCGGGGCCGCGGTCGCCACCGTCTTATTGCCGGGTCTGGTGCGCGCACGCGCGGAGGATCGCGACGGTCCGCTAGGGACGGGTGTCCTCGCAGCAGGCATTGTCGGTGGAGCGGTGTACGCCGTCGGGCTGCTGGCGTTTGGTGACGCCCTCGCCCGAGGGCTCTACGGAGGGCAGTACGACCTGGGCTTTCCACTGCTGCTGTGGCTGGCCGTGCTCAGCTTCGCAACTGCGTCGCATCTCGGCATCGCGGTTGCGCTGCGCGCACTGGAGCGGCCGAACTTGATCTTCCGGGGCCAAGTGCTCGCAACGGTCGTTGTCCTACCGCTTGGCCTCCTGCTCATGCTGTTCTTCGGCGTGTCTGGTGTGCTGGCCGCTTCGGCAATCGCCGCAGTGGCCGACACGGGCTACTGTTGGTGGTTGTTGCAGCGCGGTATAGCGGAGGATCGCGTCATAGGCCACAGAGGGCATTCGTGA
- a CDS encoding cell wall-binding repeat-containing protein: MTALLIALLSAGLFPGMSAADAAGAGTDLDRLAGRDRIETAVNISRGVFPDGASTAVLARADAYPDALAGGPLAAALEGPILLTARGGLSAQAAAELRRLAPTRVILLGGYSALAASMEEQVRAQGVAQVTRVAGADRYETAAGVARAVASRGTVSAVYLTEGAHPDPRRGWADAVSVSALASHKRQPILLVGQRLPEPTRLLLSELRPGKATVVGGEASVPADVLQAVASLGISVTRISGPDRYATSAAVADRALSEGMEPSRVWLATGRNYPDALTAGPAAARSGSLLLLVDGRSYDPTRNGLAWLSDKLLTVEQVRLVGGHAAITGDVQVQLAQKLRKGPKAPQPTPTTEPSPAPAPAPEPSPSPQPSPGLKVGPQTETCSGVRVAPGNDLHALLAGHPEGTTFCFQPGEYRLAAALRPKSGQRLIGSPGAVLNGSKLVTNVVRDGTRWVIPNQTQQLWAPGECHPDYPLCAPPDQVFIDSVSLRPVATLAALRPGTFFFDYGADKIFLADDPTIRQLEVSAGPSAAVAGHHRQQWPSPVSDYVEVANFIVEKFASPGQWGAIDSFHAAGWLVRNNEVRLNHAVGIRLGSDGRIASGVARGNHAHHNGQLGVGSGTSLGALIEGNLVEHNNTAGFHPGWEAGGIKVGATRNMTIRNNVVHNNFGAGIWSDVDNVNLLVEGNTVTDNPSAGIWHEISWDAVIRNNYVARNGGYHPWAYGAGIQVAISSNVEVYGNTVEDNFNDITVIQQNRGGLALGKWESRNVIVRDNTIKTKGGYTGAAQDVGDPNWYDTHNIRFQGNHYIIGTNPKPFHWKDARRTPAEWRAFGNDSLGVFQ, translated from the coding sequence TTGACCGCTCTTCTCATTGCCCTCTTGAGCGCGGGGCTGTTTCCGGGGATGTCAGCCGCTGACGCGGCCGGCGCCGGAACCGACCTCGACCGCCTGGCGGGAAGGGATCGGATTGAGACGGCGGTGAACATCTCCCGCGGGGTCTTCCCCGACGGCGCATCCACCGCCGTGTTGGCGCGAGCCGACGCCTACCCCGACGCCCTCGCTGGTGGACCACTGGCTGCTGCACTGGAGGGTCCGATCCTCCTGACCGCCCGCGGCGGGCTGTCGGCCCAGGCCGCCGCGGAACTGCGGCGCCTCGCGCCGACGCGGGTGATCCTCCTGGGCGGCTACTCGGCGCTCGCCGCCTCCATGGAGGAGCAGGTGCGGGCCCAGGGCGTCGCGCAGGTAACCCGCGTTGCCGGGGCCGACCGTTACGAGACGGCGGCGGGCGTCGCACGAGCGGTCGCCAGTAGGGGAACCGTCTCTGCGGTCTACCTGACGGAGGGCGCACACCCTGACCCTCGGCGGGGATGGGCGGACGCGGTGTCTGTTTCGGCACTTGCTTCCCACAAGCGCCAGCCCATCTTGCTGGTCGGTCAGCGCCTTCCCGAACCGACCCGCCTGCTGCTGAGCGAGCTGCGCCCGGGCAAGGCCACCGTCGTTGGCGGCGAGGCCTCAGTTCCTGCCGACGTACTGCAGGCCGTCGCCTCTCTGGGGATTTCGGTCACGAGGATCAGCGGCCCCGACCGCTACGCCACTTCGGCGGCAGTGGCCGACCGAGCGCTGTCTGAGGGCATGGAACCCTCACGCGTATGGCTGGCGACCGGGCGGAACTATCCCGATGCCCTGACCGCAGGGCCGGCAGCCGCACGCAGCGGGTCCTTGCTGCTCCTGGTTGACGGGCGCTCCTACGACCCCACGCGCAACGGCCTAGCCTGGCTCTCGGACAAGCTGTTGACAGTCGAGCAGGTACGCCTGGTTGGCGGCCACGCGGCGATCACCGGCGACGTCCAGGTGCAGCTGGCCCAAAAGCTCAGGAAGGGGCCCAAGGCACCGCAGCCCACGCCCACAACCGAACCTAGTCCCGCACCCGCACCCGCGCCCGAGCCCAGCCCGTCACCCCAGCCGAGCCCCGGCTTGAAGGTCGGCCCCCAGACCGAGACGTGCTCGGGCGTGCGGGTCGCCCCCGGCAACGACCTGCACGCGCTCCTGGCGGGTCATCCCGAGGGCACCACGTTCTGCTTCCAGCCAGGGGAATACCGCCTCGCCGCCGCGCTTCGGCCAAAGAGCGGCCAGCGGCTGATCGGCTCGCCGGGTGCCGTGCTCAACGGCTCGAAACTCGTCACCAACGTGGTGCGTGACGGTACGCGGTGGGTCATCCCCAACCAGACCCAACAGCTGTGGGCGCCGGGAGAGTGCCATCCTGACTATCCCCTCTGCGCTCCTCCTGACCAGGTGTTCATCGACAGTGTGTCGTTACGGCCGGTGGCTACGCTCGCGGCACTGCGCCCAGGCACGTTCTTCTTTGACTACGGGGCCGACAAGATCTTCCTGGCCGACGACCCGACGATCCGCCAGCTGGAGGTCAGCGCCGGTCCGTCGGCAGCCGTCGCCGGTCACCACCGGCAGCAGTGGCCGAGCCCGGTCTCGGACTACGTCGAGGTCGCCAACTTCATCGTCGAGAAGTTCGCCAGCCCCGGGCAGTGGGGAGCCATCGACAGCTTCCATGCGGCAGGATGGCTTGTACGGAACAACGAGGTCCGGTTGAACCACGCGGTCGGTATCCGTCTCGGATCCGACGGACGCATCGCCAGCGGTGTCGCCCGGGGGAATCACGCGCACCACAATGGCCAACTCGGCGTCGGCTCCGGGACCAGCCTCGGCGCACTGATCGAAGGTAACCTCGTTGAGCACAACAACACCGCCGGTTTCCATCCCGGATGGGAGGCAGGCGGCATCAAGGTCGGCGCCACGCGCAACATGACCATCCGCAACAACGTGGTGCACAACAACTTCGGGGCGGGCATCTGGAGCGATGTCGACAACGTGAACCTGCTCGTCGAGGGCAACACTGTCACCGACAATCCCAGCGCGGGCATCTGGCACGAGATCAGCTGGGACGCAGTCATCCGCAACAACTATGTCGCTCGCAACGGTGGATACCATCCGTGGGCCTACGGAGCAGGGATCCAGGTTGCGATCTCTTCCAACGTCGAAGTCTACGGCAACACAGTCGAGGACAACTTCAACGACATCACCGTCATCCAGCAAAACCGTGGCGGCCTTGCACTGGGCAAGTGGGAATCGCGCAACGTCATCGTCCGCGACAACACCATCAAGACAAAGGGTGGCTACACGGGCGCGGCGCAGGACGTCGGCGACCCCAACTGGTACGACACCCACAACATCCGCTTCCAGGGCAACCACTACATCATCGGCACCAATCCAAAGCCGTTCCATTGGAAGGACGCCCGCCGCACACCCGCCGAGTGGCGTGCCTTCGGCAACGACTCGCTGGGCGTGTTCCAGTGA
- a CDS encoding glycosyltransferase, which yields MKVLLSAIWCEPGRGGEQEVGWQAVLAATRRHEVWVLTHPGSVRPVQEALRARRLADRAHIEGVSLGGRIDRFLHTGTLRFHAYQDRWQRRAKERARELDEEVDFDLVHHATLCAYWTRAGVGALGKPFVWGPLGGGVEAPLPLIPELGVRGMGEFLLRRTGRGLLARHQPIARLQRQAAVAWVANVETAAVVASPGRTVIYPQGACASVEAVGPPPARTHEVVFVGRLIPWKACKLAVRTLRHMRRRDAVLHVYGNGPDRGRVERAVKAWGLQQRVVFEGHVERKELHRRLARAAVLLHPALHDESTLAVAEALSFGTPVVCLAHGGPRELVRHWPASPSFTVAPSSPGSTARVLAAAVDRFMNEPAPIPPGPLRPTTAFSETLLRAYEQAATHHMAVGRHVR from the coding sequence GTGAAGGTGCTGCTGTCGGCGATCTGGTGCGAACCGGGGCGCGGAGGAGAGCAGGAGGTCGGGTGGCAGGCCGTGCTGGCGGCCACCCGGAGGCATGAGGTCTGGGTCTTGACGCATCCGGGAAGCGTTCGGCCCGTGCAGGAGGCGCTGCGCGCCCGCCGCCTCGCCGATCGTGCCCACATAGAGGGTGTCTCTCTCGGCGGGCGCATCGACAGGTTCCTCCACACCGGCACACTGCGTTTCCACGCCTACCAGGACCGATGGCAACGGCGTGCCAAAGAACGTGCTCGGGAGCTCGATGAAGAAGTGGACTTCGATTTGGTCCATCACGCCACTCTTTGCGCCTACTGGACCCGGGCCGGGGTGGGCGCGCTCGGCAAGCCTTTCGTGTGGGGGCCTCTGGGCGGGGGCGTGGAGGCGCCGTTACCCCTAATTCCCGAACTTGGCGTCAGAGGCATGGGTGAGTTCCTGCTCCGCCGGACAGGGCGGGGGCTCCTGGCTCGTCACCAACCGATTGCCCGGCTTCAGCGGCAGGCGGCGGTGGCCTGGGTCGCCAACGTCGAAACGGCGGCCGTGGTTGCCAGTCCAGGCCGCACCGTCATCTACCCGCAGGGCGCCTGCGCGTCCGTCGAGGCGGTCGGACCGCCGCCTGCACGCACCCACGAGGTTGTCTTCGTTGGTCGTCTCATCCCTTGGAAGGCCTGCAAGCTCGCTGTCAGGACGCTGCGACACATGCGCCGCCGGGACGCGGTGCTGCACGTGTACGGCAACGGGCCAGATCGTGGCCGAGTGGAGCGAGCGGTCAAGGCATGGGGCCTGCAGCAGCGGGTGGTCTTCGAGGGCCACGTTGAGCGAAAGGAGCTCCATCGGCGCCTCGCGCGGGCCGCCGTGCTGCTCCATCCCGCCCTGCATGACGAATCAACCTTGGCCGTCGCGGAAGCCCTATCCTTCGGGACACCGGTGGTTTGTCTGGCTCATGGCGGACCGAGGGAGCTGGTGCGCCATTGGCCAGCGAGCCCTTCCTTCACCGTGGCCCCCAGCAGCCCCGGTTCCACTGCCAGAGTCCTGGCGGCCGCCGTCGATCGTTTCATGAACGAACCAGCCCCGATACCTCCGGGTCCGCTGAGGCCCACCACCGCCTTCTCAGAGACGCTACTGCGCGCCTATGAGCAGGCAGCTACGCACCACATGGCTGTCGGGCGCCACGTGAGGTGA
- a CDS encoding O-antigen ligase family protein produces the protein MLAVALCGYLFFNRPFAYLGVPGTPIFLGEILLGAGLALVFRRRSMVLPTLLRSPPLEALLLLLALGTARLLLDLPEYGLLAVRDAALLYYSLFALVVAVVLRTNPPFLDLLMTWYVRILPWFLGWAGVAVVINRRFSWYGPTMPGTDVAVLGFKPGDLGVHAAIGLSFVWLCCKAPTVRAQRLRLLATAAALGSVLIAGTTNRGAIVSAALILGGTALAAPRHRSFAGTTLGVLLLLVALVAVTDARIDVDGREVSLPQFVENVGTLMGGEGSTEGMQQGTVRWRLSYWGEIGQDTLAGRNGPLGLGFGPNLADHYGYQVSFDTEQRLRNAHNSHMTLLARLGLPGLALWLLFWSVWGKSMFDGRRRAAPGTRQWRLAAWLSLSVLGMLVNAVFDPTLEGPQTALWLWTLVGIGCALPWMRQPEDPSTGLTAESGPSQRSRIRP, from the coding sequence ATGCTGGCGGTCGCCTTGTGCGGCTACCTGTTCTTCAACCGTCCGTTTGCGTACCTCGGAGTGCCGGGCACCCCCATCTTCCTTGGTGAGATCCTCCTTGGAGCCGGGCTTGCACTCGTGTTCCGCCGACGCTCGATGGTGCTGCCCACGTTGCTGCGATCGCCGCCGCTCGAAGCACTCCTCCTCCTCCTGGCTCTCGGAACGGCACGCCTCCTCCTGGACCTGCCTGAGTACGGGCTCCTCGCGGTCCGCGATGCAGCGTTGCTCTACTACAGCCTGTTCGCCCTCGTCGTCGCGGTGGTGCTACGCACCAATCCTCCGTTCCTCGACTTGCTTATGACCTGGTACGTCCGAATCCTTCCCTGGTTTCTGGGGTGGGCCGGTGTCGCGGTGGTCATCAACCGTCGGTTCTCTTGGTACGGGCCGACTATGCCCGGAACGGACGTGGCGGTACTGGGCTTCAAGCCTGGTGATCTCGGTGTTCACGCCGCCATCGGCCTGTCGTTCGTGTGGCTGTGTTGCAAAGCACCGACCGTGCGGGCCCAGCGCTTGCGGCTGTTGGCAACCGCAGCAGCATTGGGCTCCGTGCTGATAGCAGGGACGACGAACCGGGGAGCAATCGTGTCGGCGGCGCTCATCCTTGGCGGCACCGCCCTGGCCGCTCCGCGACACCGCTCCTTTGCGGGAACCACGCTCGGCGTGCTGTTGTTGCTGGTAGCGCTCGTGGCGGTCACGGACGCTCGCATCGACGTGGACGGTCGAGAGGTGTCCCTACCACAGTTTGTCGAAAACGTCGGCACGCTCATGGGTGGGGAAGGTAGCACCGAAGGCATGCAGCAAGGAACCGTTCGCTGGCGGCTGAGTTACTGGGGAGAGATCGGGCAAGATACGCTCGCTGGGCGCAACGGCCCCTTGGGCCTCGGGTTCGGGCCGAACCTCGCCGATCACTACGGGTATCAGGTGTCCTTCGACACCGAGCAGCGGCTGCGCAACGCGCACAACTCGCACATGACGCTCCTTGCCCGTCTCGGTCTGCCCGGACTGGCGCTGTGGCTGCTGTTTTGGAGCGTTTGGGGAAAGAGCATGTTCGACGGTCGGCGCCGGGCAGCGCCCGGCACCCGGCAATGGCGACTGGCCGCCTGGCTTTCCCTGTCGGTTCTCGGCATGCTCGTGAATGCCGTGTTCGATCCAACTCTGGAGGGCCCGCAGACAGCGCTATGGCTGTGGACGCTCGTGGGAATCGGCTGTGCCTTGCCGTGGATGCGCCAGCCGGAGGACCCTTCAACAGGGTTGACGGCGGAAAGTGGCCCGTCGCAGCGTTCCCGGATCCGGCCGTGA
- a CDS encoding glycosyltransferase family 1 protein — protein sequence MRIAIDARVIDGDPGGVQQAVLGLASGLATLVDSDDEYLFLVYPDHEWLRPALRGPCKPLVGGSAGDAKSARMRQLAGSSPLLGKIIDYAADSRGHVLPASDGTVEAADVDLVHFMRQRGFRTRLPNIYQPHDLQHVHHPEFWHPLTRAYRRVMYRAMARQASLVAVMTAGGRDDVIRHLGVDPARVIVVPWASILSLYAEAYGTSAAASPRLGLPERFLLFPAQTWPHKNHLRLIQAIARLRARWNLDVALVLTGRKNEHWPAVAAEIRRLAVDDLVHPLGFVDAGTLRQLYLRASGVVFPSLFEGWGLPILEAFEAGTAVVCSDISPLREIARGGALTFNPYNVDAIAEAVATVWTNAAVRQRLVDAGHARHREFSWGRTARIFRAHYRALLGVSRTPEDDALLATPCATELGSAENVRKA from the coding sequence ATGAGGATCGCGATCGATGCCAGGGTCATTGACGGCGACCCAGGCGGGGTTCAGCAAGCCGTACTCGGCCTCGCGAGTGGTCTGGCGACGCTTGTCGACAGCGACGACGAGTACCTGTTTCTCGTGTACCCTGACCACGAGTGGCTCCGGCCGGCGCTGCGAGGTCCCTGCAAGCCGCTGGTGGGGGGCTCCGCGGGCGATGCGAAGAGTGCGCGGATGCGACAGCTGGCCGGATCGTCACCCCTGCTCGGCAAGATCATCGATTACGCGGCGGACAGCCGTGGGCACGTCCTACCGGCCTCGGACGGTACCGTCGAGGCGGCGGATGTTGATCTTGTCCATTTCATGCGCCAGCGTGGGTTCCGCACGCGGCTGCCGAACATTTACCAACCGCACGATCTTCAGCACGTCCACCATCCCGAGTTCTGGCACCCGCTCACGCGCGCCTACCGGCGTGTTATGTACCGAGCCATGGCGCGCCAGGCCAGCCTTGTCGCCGTAATGACTGCCGGCGGGCGCGACGACGTCATCAGGCATCTCGGTGTCGACCCAGCCCGTGTGATCGTCGTCCCATGGGCATCGATACTGAGCCTGTACGCCGAGGCGTATGGAACTTCTGCCGCCGCGTCCCCGCGGCTCGGCCTTCCGGAACGCTTCTTGCTGTTCCCTGCACAGACGTGGCCGCACAAGAACCACCTGCGGCTGATCCAGGCTATCGCCCGCCTGCGTGCACGATGGAACCTCGACGTAGCGCTCGTGTTGACCGGAAGGAAAAACGAGCACTGGCCGGCGGTCGCAGCTGAGATAAGGCGCCTGGCCGTCGACGACCTTGTCCATCCGCTCGGCTTCGTGGATGCGGGTACCCTCCGGCAGCTCTACCTCCGTGCCAGCGGCGTCGTCTTCCCCTCGCTGTTCGAGGGCTGGGGCCTGCCCATCCTCGAAGCCTTCGAAGCGGGAACTGCCGTGGTGTGCTCCGACATCTCACCTCTGCGCGAGATCGCTCGCGGCGGCGCACTCACGTTCAACCCCTACAACGTCGACGCCATCGCCGAGGCTGTGGCCACAGTCTGGACCAACGCCGCGGTGCGCCAGCGCCTGGTCGATGCAGGCCATGCTCGCCACAGAGAGTTCAGCTGGGGGCGCACCGCTCGCATCTTCCGGGCTCACTATCGCGCACTCCTCGGAGTCTCCCGGACGCCAGAAGACGACGCCCTGCTGGCCACGCCCTGCGCGACGGAGCTCGGCTCAGCTGAGAATGTTAGGAAAGCTTAA